The following are from one region of the Lytechinus variegatus isolate NC3 chromosome 4, Lvar_3.0, whole genome shotgun sequence genome:
- the LOC121414021 gene encoding fatty-acid amide hydrolase 2-like, protein MSLYKKLRSILDYLLGLLVSIFSLIINGDRAKARIPAIRNPLLLESATSLARKIRTREVTCTEVVEAYIARIKEVNDLLNAMVVERFNDSLSEAEKVDRMLQSGDVPERYSEKNAPFLGVPVSVKEAFEVTGMPNTSGLVNRKGVTAPRDAPPVANMKRAGCIVLGLTNCSELCMWYESANYVYGRTSNPYDIRRMVGGSSGGEGSIIGAGGSVMGIGADIGGSIRMPAFFNGIFGHKPSCGVVTNDGQYPTVQTAKGNELMVTGPLCRFSVDLVPLLKVMAGPHGCAKLRLDEHVDLRRLRYFSMGTDDRKMLASGLDPELRAAQLRAAKYLEEKLDIQVTQRTNRRFFYSMGMWTAMMTASDEESFTSQMGDHGAPVTPVIELVKRCFGQSTHTVPAILLGLIENIDRLMPGNMEKLLKACQKLRNEISTMLGDDGVLLYPTHPKMALYHNAPILYPFNVAYTAIFNALGFPVTQVPLGLSTNGLPLGVQVVGNKYCDHLTLAVARELERGLGGWTSPIGVSHLHGKTLE, encoded by the exons ATGTCCCTTTACAAGAAACTAAGGAGCATCTTGGACTATCTTCTAGGTCTTCTGGTCTCTATATTCTCTCTCATCATCAATGGGGACCGAGCCAAAGCCAGGATCCCGGCCATCAGGAACCCTCTTCTCCTCGAGAGTGCCACAAGCCTTGCCCGTAAGATTAGGACCAGAGAG GTAACTTGTACGGAGGTCGTGGAGGCCTACATTGCACGGATCAAGGAGGTCAATGACCTCCTCAATGCGATGGTCGTGGAGCGATTCAATGACTCCCTCTCAGAAGCGGAGAAGGTCGATAGGATGTTGCAATCTGGGGATGTTCCTGAGAGATACTCTGAGAAGAATGCCCCATTCCTTGGTGTTCCTGTGTCCGTGAAGGAAGCATTTGAAGTGACAG GTATGCCAAACACCAGTGGCCTCGTTAACAGAAAAGGGGTGACGGCCCCACGTGATGCCCCGCCCGTCGCCAACATGAAGCGGGCGGGGTGCATTGTACTGGGACTGACCAATTGCAGTGAGCTGTGTATGTGGTATGAGTCTGCTAACTACGTCTACGGGAGGACAAGCAATCCTTATGATATCAGGCGGATGGTCGGGGGCAGTTCTG GAGGAGAAGGCTCGATCATTGGTGCTGGAGGCTCAGTCATGGGTATCGGAGCTGACATAGGGGGCAGTATTCGCATGCCAGCATTCTTCAATGGCATTTTCGGTCACAAGCCCAGCTGTG GTGTGGTCACCAACGATGGTCAGTACCCGACTGTCCAGACAGCCAAGGGCAACGAACTAATGGTAACCGGACCTTTGTGCCGATTCTCTGTGGACCTCGTCCCTCTTCTCAAGGTCATGGCTGGGCCACATGGCTGCGCCAAACTGCGATTGGACGAGCACGTTGACCTGCGAAGGCTGCGTTATTTCAGCATGGGAACGGACGATCGGAAGATGCTTGCCTCTGGTTTAGATCCAGAGCTCAGAGCTGCCCAGCTCAGG GCAGCCAAGTACCTTGAAGAGAAACTGGACATTCAAGTTACCCAAAGAACCAACCGTCGATTCTTCTACTCCATGGGTATGTGGACGGCGATGATGACCGCTTCGGATGAGGAGAGTTTCACCAGTCAGATGGGTGACCATGGAGCTCCGGTCACCCCCGTTATTGAGCTGGTCAAACGCTGCTTTGGTCAGTCGACCCACACTGTTCCAGCAATCCTTCTCGGTCTGATTGAGAATATTGACCGTCTCATGCCAG GTAACATGGAGAAACTTCTCAAGGCTTGCCAGAAACTACGCAACGAGATCTCCACCATGCTGGGCGATGACGGCGTCCTCCTCTACCCTACCCACCCCAAGATGGCGCTCTACCACAACGCCCCCATCCTCTACCCGTTCAATGTAGCCTACACGGCAATCTTCAACGCCCTTGGCTTTCCGGTGACGCAGGTCCCACTAGGACTCAGTACCAATGGGCTACCGCTTGGTGTCCAGGTGGTCGGCAATAAGTATTGTGATCACCTGACCCTTGCCGTTGCCAGGGAACTAGAGAGAGGGCTGGGTGGATGGACCTCTCCTATTGGTGTTTCTCACTTACATGGTAAGACATTGGAATGA